A DNA window from Stenotrophomonas sp. 57 contains the following coding sequences:
- the recC gene encoding exodeoxyribonuclease V subunit gamma, translating to MMSDPGSDFRLYHSNSLDVLAALLARNVRAPVPGQPLLAPEVVLIPQVAMRRWLQATLAAEFGVAANLEFLTPGEFVARALKANVSGEQDDLDAAGLHWRLYQALRDPALLAQPPMRALQSYLAGDDALKPWALAGELASVFEKYQAWRRDWLLRWAAGADPADPQAILWRTITQGHDYRARRIQEYLDRFEGAGQPLPKGLPPRMSAFATLNISPDVLRVMATQARVGELHFYMPTPVQSYWGDLQTLAERLRSGAPDPFGEAAGENRLLEAWGAAGRDFMAVLGSYEVVHPAGEIAAYSDPEEDTRPTLDEGGLSDSLLHRLQRDLFHRRALPSGELRDGLRSDDPSLQVHACHTRLRELQVLHDQLRSLLQDPRFDPPLQAREIAVLAPDIDPYVPYLEAVFGGRGGDDEHIPYALADSSPLAGEPLADVFVHLLGLPVSRFGLNEVLDLLASAPLAEAAGLEAVDFDRLHGWLQQAGARWGLDARHRDQHQAPADDAYTWQFALDRLVLGHATGSEADLAGVAPWIELEGGALDALDRLLRLLRVLAIYQRRLGELLTPAQWRQRLLSLLDALLPTAPSSPNSQRALERLRKLLNQFADDAAKAGFEDGVPPEVVRSHFAGVLGEADTRAPLLTGGISFGRMVPMRLLPFRVICVLGLNDGDFPRRDPAAGLNQLTAELDTPRRRPGDRSTREDDRFLFLQLFAAAQEVFYLSYLGADPRDGSVREPSVLVSELIDAAAAYHLDPPAAVRDFTVRHALQPFSPAAFGDGDPRRFSYRRQWHPAAGRLTGQRGGLQPWFDAPLPPPLDDAVEEEVSLDTLRRFLCDPAGQFLAQSLGLRLADDVEEVDDLEPLVLSSRGPEKRSVQAAVVRATLSGDTEPLYPRLRARGLLPSGPLGERQFEVEQLKTRPYASALLGWMQGEPLESRRYEVEIDGVRVHGRVADRHPEGLVRLRAGTLNGNAVIRQGLDWLLANAAGDALPLVQFHDGGDAGPGPHVLPALSVPAARAALRALLQLRQRGLREPLRFAPYTGWVLYNAPIEKQRSEGWKQWHGSDRTWGESSSDAWQLLLRGADPFATDASYADLLRNSQVVFSAVREGRTLGAESRRENGA from the coding sequence ATGATGAGTGACCCAGGCAGCGATTTCCGCCTCTACCATTCCAACTCCCTGGACGTGCTGGCCGCGCTGCTGGCGCGCAATGTGCGTGCGCCGGTGCCGGGCCAGCCGCTGCTGGCACCGGAAGTGGTGCTGATCCCGCAGGTGGCGATGCGCCGCTGGCTGCAAGCGACACTGGCCGCCGAGTTCGGTGTCGCCGCCAACCTCGAATTCCTCACACCGGGCGAGTTCGTGGCCCGCGCGCTGAAGGCCAATGTCAGCGGCGAGCAGGACGACCTGGATGCCGCCGGCCTGCACTGGAGGCTGTACCAGGCGCTCCGCGACCCGGCGTTGCTGGCGCAGCCACCGATGCGCGCGCTGCAGTCCTACCTTGCCGGCGACGACGCATTGAAACCCTGGGCGCTGGCCGGCGAGCTGGCCTCGGTGTTCGAGAAGTACCAGGCCTGGCGCCGCGACTGGCTGCTGCGCTGGGCGGCCGGCGCCGATCCGGCCGATCCGCAGGCGATCCTGTGGCGCACCATCACCCAAGGCCACGACTATCGCGCACGGCGCATCCAGGAGTACCTGGACCGGTTCGAGGGTGCTGGCCAGCCGCTGCCGAAGGGCTTGCCGCCGCGCATGTCCGCGTTCGCAACGCTCAACATCTCGCCCGATGTGCTGCGGGTGATGGCCACCCAGGCACGGGTGGGCGAACTGCACTTCTACATGCCCACCCCGGTGCAGTCGTACTGGGGCGACCTGCAGACGTTGGCCGAGCGCCTGCGCAGCGGCGCGCCGGACCCCTTCGGCGAAGCGGCCGGCGAGAACCGCCTGCTGGAAGCCTGGGGCGCGGCCGGCCGCGACTTCATGGCGGTGCTGGGCAGTTACGAAGTGGTGCACCCGGCCGGCGAGATCGCCGCCTATTCCGATCCGGAGGAGGACACCCGGCCGACCCTGGACGAAGGCGGCCTGTCCGACAGCCTGCTGCATCGCCTGCAGCGCGATCTGTTCCACCGCCGCGCGCTGCCCTCGGGCGAGCTGCGCGACGGTCTGCGCAGCGACGATCCCAGCCTGCAGGTGCATGCCTGCCATACCCGCCTGCGCGAGCTGCAGGTGCTGCACGACCAGCTGCGCAGCCTGCTGCAGGACCCGCGCTTCGACCCGCCATTGCAGGCACGCGAGATCGCGGTGCTGGCGCCGGATATCGATCCGTACGTGCCGTACCTGGAAGCGGTGTTCGGTGGCCGCGGCGGTGACGACGAACACATTCCCTATGCGCTGGCTGACAGCAGCCCACTGGCCGGCGAGCCGCTGGCCGACGTGTTCGTGCATCTGCTGGGCCTGCCGGTCTCACGCTTTGGCTTGAACGAAGTGCTGGATCTGCTGGCCAGCGCGCCGCTGGCCGAGGCGGCCGGGCTGGAAGCGGTGGACTTCGACCGTCTGCACGGCTGGCTGCAGCAGGCCGGTGCGCGCTGGGGACTGGATGCCAGGCATCGCGACCAGCATCAGGCGCCGGCCGACGATGCCTACACCTGGCAGTTCGCGCTGGACCGGCTGGTACTCGGCCATGCCACCGGCAGCGAGGCCGATCTGGCCGGCGTGGCGCCGTGGATCGAACTGGAAGGCGGCGCGCTGGACGCGCTGGACCGGCTGCTGCGCCTGCTGCGGGTGCTGGCCATCTACCAGCGCCGCCTGGGCGAACTGCTGACACCGGCGCAGTGGCGACAGCGCCTGCTGTCGCTGCTGGATGCACTGCTGCCCACCGCGCCCAGCTCGCCCAACAGCCAGCGCGCGCTGGAGCGCCTGCGCAAGCTGCTCAACCAGTTCGCCGACGATGCCGCCAAGGCCGGTTTCGAAGACGGCGTGCCGCCGGAGGTGGTGCGTTCGCACTTCGCCGGCGTACTGGGGGAGGCCGATACGCGCGCACCGCTGCTGACCGGTGGCATCAGTTTCGGCCGCATGGTGCCGATGCGCCTGCTGCCGTTCCGGGTGATCTGCGTGCTCGGTCTCAATGATGGCGATTTCCCGCGCCGCGACCCTGCCGCCGGTCTCAACCAGCTCACCGCCGAGCTGGATACGCCGCGCCGCCGTCCGGGCGACCGCTCTACCCGCGAGGATGACCGCTTCCTGTTCCTGCAGCTGTTCGCGGCCGCCCAGGAGGTGTTCTATCTCAGCTATCTCGGCGCCGACCCGCGCGATGGCAGCGTGCGTGAGCCGTCGGTGCTGGTCAGCGAACTGATCGATGCTGCCGCCGCGTATCACCTCGATCCGCCTGCGGCGGTCCGCGACTTCACCGTGCGTCACGCCTTGCAGCCGTTCTCGCCAGCCGCGTTCGGTGATGGCGATCCACGCCGCTTCAGCTATCGCCGCCAGTGGCATCCGGCCGCCGGTCGCCTGACCGGCCAGCGCGGTGGCCTGCAGCCATGGTTCGATGCACCGTTGCCGCCGCCGCTCGACGATGCGGTGGAAGAGGAGGTCTCGCTCGATACCCTGCGCCGCTTCCTGTGCGACCCGGCCGGGCAGTTCCTCGCACAGTCGCTGGGCCTGCGCCTGGCCGACGATGTCGAGGAGGTGGATGACCTGGAACCGCTGGTGCTGTCGTCGCGCGGGCCGGAAAAACGCAGCGTGCAGGCGGCGGTGGTACGCGCCACGCTCAGCGGCGATACCGAGCCGTTGTACCCGCGCCTGCGCGCGCGTGGACTGCTGCCGTCGGGTCCATTGGGCGAGCGCCAGTTCGAGGTGGAGCAGCTGAAAACCCGCCCGTATGCCAGTGCGCTGCTGGGCTGGATGCAGGGCGAACCACTGGAAAGCCGTCGCTACGAAGTGGAGATCGACGGGGTGCGCGTGCACGGCCGCGTGGCCGATCGGCATCCCGAAGGCCTGGTGCGCCTGCGCGCGGGCACCCTCAACGGCAACGCGGTGATCCGCCAGGGCCTGGACTGGCTGCTGGCCAACGCCGCTGGCGACGCGCTGCCGCTGGTGCAGTTCCACGATGGTGGCGACGCCGGCCCCGGCCCGCATGTGCTTCCGGCATTGAGCGTTCCGGCGGCGCGCGCGGCGCTGCGTGCGCTGCTGCAGCTGCGCCAGCGTGGCCTGCGCGAGCCGTTGCGCTTTGCCCCGTATACCGGCTGGGTGCTGTACAACGCGCCGATAGAAAAACAGCGCAGCGAAGGCTGGAAGCAATGGCACGGCAGCGACCGCACCTGGGGTGAATCCAGCAGCGACGCCTGGCAGCTGCTGCTGCGCGGCGCAGACCCGTTCGCCACCGATGCCAGCTATGCTGACCTGCTGCGCAACAGCCAGGTGGTCTTCAGCGCGGTACGCGAAGGCCGCACGCTTGGGGCCGAATCACGCCGGGAGAATGGCGCATGA
- the recD gene encoding exodeoxyribonuclease V subunit alpha, giving the protein MSLLKELHRKGLLRTLDHALATSLMRLRDDTPESVALAAALASLAVSQGHAGFDPAQPQRLLEGVPEWPDAQDWLAQLRASPWVATPEQSDALAEDAPLVLENGLLYLRRYREYERQLAAGLQRIGRHPLPAPDVTALAPLFAQLFPQAVTSEDHQARAAGVTLRHPLALVTGGPGTGKTTTIARLLLLLAAQARQAGQPLPAVALAAPTGRAAERMAESLRVAVQRLQENGVDPALCAALPSTGTTLHRLLGVIPDSPRFRHHADNPLPVDVVVVDEASMIDLPMMAKLVEAIASGTRLILLGDPDQLPSVEAGDVLSAILRASGDGIGTRADDAQALHGLLAPATLLPQAAPRAFAGRRVQLQRGYRQSDALDLAPLAHAVREGDSSTALQLLRGGSLAGVHFHEGEADPLRGQREHLLGHWRGLAEAADPVLALQQAGRLRVLTALREGPQGARGLNSRIEQLLAGNTPGYFQGRLLLVTENSYRHRLFNGDIGICLRDGSGAMVAWFPGDTVEQPRAFHPAALPAHESAFAMTVHKAQGSEFDEVWLQLPRQDSRVLSRELVYTGLTRARQVLHVAGSAEVLQAALKRHASRLGGLAWRLGAEAVAEAPARIEQPTVQGTLF; this is encoded by the coding sequence ATGAGCCTGTTGAAGGAACTGCACCGGAAGGGCCTGCTGCGCACCCTCGACCATGCGTTGGCGACCAGCCTGATGCGGCTGCGCGACGACACGCCCGAGAGCGTGGCGCTGGCGGCGGCGCTGGCCTCGCTGGCGGTGTCGCAGGGCCATGCCGGTTTCGATCCGGCGCAGCCGCAGCGCCTGCTGGAGGGCGTACCGGAATGGCCGGATGCGCAGGACTGGCTTGCCCAGCTGCGAGCATCGCCATGGGTGGCGACACCCGAGCAGTCCGACGCCCTCGCCGAGGACGCGCCGCTCGTGCTGGAAAACGGCCTGCTGTACCTGCGCCGCTACCGCGAGTACGAGCGCCAGCTGGCCGCCGGCCTGCAGCGCATCGGTCGGCATCCGCTGCCGGCGCCGGACGTGACGGCGTTGGCGCCGTTGTTTGCGCAGCTGTTCCCGCAGGCAGTGACCAGTGAAGATCACCAGGCACGCGCAGCCGGCGTGACCCTGCGCCATCCGCTGGCGCTGGTCACCGGCGGCCCTGGTACCGGCAAGACCACCACCATCGCGCGCCTGCTGCTGCTGCTGGCGGCACAGGCCCGGCAGGCCGGCCAACCGCTGCCCGCGGTGGCGCTGGCCGCGCCTACCGGACGCGCCGCCGAGCGCATGGCCGAGAGCCTGCGCGTGGCCGTGCAACGGCTGCAGGAAAACGGTGTGGACCCGGCGCTGTGCGCGGCACTGCCCAGTACCGGCACCACCCTGCATCGCCTGCTCGGCGTGATCCCGGATTCACCGCGCTTCCGTCACCACGCCGACAATCCGCTGCCGGTGGATGTGGTGGTGGTCGACGAAGCCTCGATGATCGATCTGCCGATGATGGCCAAGCTGGTCGAGGCGATTGCCAGCGGCACCCGGTTGATCCTGCTCGGCGATCCCGATCAGTTGCCGTCGGTCGAAGCCGGTGACGTGCTCAGCGCGATCCTGCGTGCCAGCGGCGATGGCATTGGCACCCGCGCCGACGACGCGCAGGCGCTGCATGGCCTGCTGGCGCCGGCCACGCTGCTACCCCAGGCCGCACCTCGCGCCTTTGCCGGCCGCCGCGTGCAGCTGCAACGTGGTTACCGGCAAAGCGATGCGCTGGATCTGGCGCCGCTGGCGCATGCCGTGCGCGAGGGCGACAGCAGCACTGCATTGCAGCTGCTGCGCGGCGGGTCGCTGGCGGGCGTGCATTTCCACGAAGGCGAAGCCGATCCGTTGCGCGGCCAACGCGAGCATCTGCTGGGGCACTGGCGCGGGTTGGCCGAGGCTGCCGATCCGGTGCTTGCCCTGCAGCAGGCCGGCCGCTTGCGCGTGCTTACCGCATTGCGCGAGGGCCCGCAGGGTGCACGCGGGCTCAACAGCCGCATCGAGCAATTACTGGCCGGCAACACCCCAGGCTACTTCCAGGGCCGCCTGCTGCTGGTCACCGAGAACAGCTACCGGCACCGCCTGTTCAACGGCGATATCGGCATCTGCCTGCGCGATGGCAGCGGCGCGATGGTGGCCTGGTTCCCCGGCGATACCGTCGAGCAGCCACGTGCCTTCCACCCGGCCGCGTTGCCCGCGCACGAAAGCGCGTTCGCGATGACCGTACACAAGGCACAGGGCTCGGAGTTCGACGAAGTGTGGCTGCAGCTGCCACGCCAGGACAGCCGCGTGCTGTCGCGCGAACTGGTCTACACCGGCCTGACCCGCGCCCGCCAGGTGCTGCATGTGGCCGGCAGTGCCGAGGTGCTGCAGGCCGCATTGAAACGCCACGCCAGTCGATTGGGTGGCCTGGCCTGGCGCTTGGGTGCGGAAGCGGTGGCCGAAGCACCGGCGCGCATCGAACAGCCTACCGTGCAGGGCACCTTGTTCTGA
- the recB gene encoding exodeoxyribonuclease V subunit beta encodes MNSAIADEPIVPMVGDPYLALPLDGIRLIEASAGTGKTFTLATLFTRLVVEQGLRIGQILAVTFTDAATQELRKRIRERLALAARLVDLEPAEGEAPDVRLTREVLQRHLQEGSESAAALKRRLQVAADEIDLASIFTIHGFCTRVLREHALESGHTFDPPELLASDRELLEELAADLWRVHANDPTTLEPLTWLWSTPDALAADLRALLAAPPLHPLPQPVALPDPHPALQSAAEALSASVRAHGEQFFIDLCDAVDNKWINGVSYKLGWLHPLGRQLLAWAERADPRELLASERLPALLPEALAAKTNKKFAGRTPSSPLQVPLARYVALLAERDAWLRATALNFLHALRDEATHRLQALKRTRRVQTYDDLIDGVALALEGPQRLALVKQLRAQYRIALVDEFQDTDDRQWGIFHTVFGNSPEVRELGLAPALFLIGDPKQAIYGFRGGDIHTYLKAKQVAQQAPVLDQNFRSRPAVLRALQALYDNGGEDAFLERDIQFERVRPGGVRVDEDYLRDGRAAIALTLHVLRSGGDKAMSADASRDAATQACVAAIHQTLVDARAGNAVLRGRPVQPGDIAVLVRSHREATLVQRALAAAGIPAVAAGKQSLFSTPEARDLRALLLALLQPADEGRLRAALATVLLGQRASAIAAMEREGDLQRGFQAQLLHWRERWQRGGPFAVIADVCAAQGERLLALIDGERRLTNYLQLGELLQEASAQALGMHGLLDWLQGKMASADQDDEQQLLRLESDARRVQIITLHKSKGLEYPLVFLPFVGIDGGAPNTASHCTVHVGGQRQLHWKLDKDEAWEAATAQREREQRAEDARLLYVGLTRAEHALWIAVGDLAGLGRTRLAPLLGDLQGLRAHADVHVDDSEAPATLPQLAAEVEGELPAVRALTRRVPHDWWVYSFTQLAHADAGAGDDIEAAATELPAPAADEPAGPELPLEPALPEPTAAAEDSAPLDPRFMGSRFGNVLHEAMENVDFAAWADWQPGMEAPEGQAEVLRKALHDEGYADVDLDDGVAVLVPLVGHTLTVPLPEGGALYSLAEGERRAEIDFHFAIEPTTVPALLQVLHAHGVSSGRRGFGQRRRLEGLMTGMIDLTYVRDGRWYVLDYKSNRLPGYSPDLLAIAMRHSEYDLQALIYTVALHRWLRFRLGAAYDYERDMGGIRYLFCRGLDAAGNGVHVDRFPLALVDALDALFAGGEQAQAELAARARGASA; translated from the coding sequence ATGAACAGTGCCATCGCAGACGAGCCGATCGTGCCCATGGTCGGCGACCCTTACTTGGCACTGCCGCTGGACGGCATCCGCCTCATCGAAGCCAGCGCCGGCACTGGCAAGACATTCACGCTGGCCACGCTGTTCACCCGGCTGGTGGTGGAGCAGGGCCTGCGCATCGGCCAGATCCTGGCGGTGACCTTCACCGACGCCGCCACCCAGGAACTGCGCAAGCGCATCCGCGAGCGGTTGGCGCTGGCCGCGAGGCTGGTCGATCTGGAACCGGCCGAGGGCGAAGCGCCGGACGTGCGTCTCACCCGCGAGGTGCTGCAGCGGCATCTGCAGGAGGGCAGTGAAAGCGCCGCCGCACTGAAGCGCCGCCTGCAGGTGGCCGCCGACGAGATCGACCTGGCCTCCATCTTCACCATCCATGGTTTCTGCACCCGCGTGCTGCGCGAGCATGCGCTGGAGAGCGGCCACACCTTCGACCCGCCGGAACTGCTGGCCAGCGATCGTGAACTGCTGGAGGAGCTGGCGGCGGACCTGTGGCGGGTGCATGCCAACGACCCGACCACGCTGGAACCGCTGACCTGGCTGTGGTCCACCCCGGACGCGCTGGCTGCCGATCTGCGCGCGCTGCTGGCCGCGCCGCCACTGCATCCGTTGCCGCAGCCGGTGGCGTTGCCCGATCCGCATCCGGCCCTGCAGAGCGCGGCGGAAGCACTGTCGGCAAGCGTGCGCGCGCATGGCGAGCAGTTCTTCATCGACCTCTGCGATGCCGTCGACAACAAGTGGATCAACGGCGTGTCGTACAAGCTGGGCTGGCTGCACCCGCTGGGCCGGCAGCTGCTGGCCTGGGCCGAGCGTGCCGATCCACGCGAACTGCTGGCCAGCGAACGCCTGCCGGCGCTGCTGCCGGAGGCGTTGGCCGCCAAGACCAACAAGAAATTCGCCGGGCGCACGCCGTCATCCCCGTTGCAGGTGCCGCTGGCGCGCTATGTCGCGCTGCTGGCCGAACGCGATGCCTGGCTGCGGGCCACCGCATTGAATTTCCTGCACGCGCTTCGCGACGAAGCCACGCACCGCCTGCAGGCACTGAAGCGCACCCGCCGGGTGCAGACCTACGACGATCTGATCGATGGCGTGGCACTGGCCCTGGAAGGCCCGCAGCGGCTGGCACTGGTGAAGCAGCTGCGCGCGCAGTACCGCATCGCGCTGGTCGATGAGTTCCAGGACACCGACGACCGCCAATGGGGCATCTTCCACACCGTGTTCGGCAATTCGCCGGAGGTGCGTGAACTCGGCCTGGCGCCGGCGCTGTTCCTGATCGGCGATCCCAAGCAGGCGATCTACGGCTTCCGCGGCGGTGACATCCACACTTACCTGAAGGCCAAGCAGGTGGCGCAGCAGGCGCCGGTACTGGACCAGAACTTCCGCTCGCGCCCGGCGGTGCTGCGCGCGCTGCAGGCACTGTATGACAACGGCGGCGAAGACGCCTTCCTCGAACGCGACATCCAGTTCGAGCGGGTGCGGCCCGGTGGCGTGCGCGTTGACGAGGATTACCTGCGCGATGGCCGCGCTGCCATCGCGCTGACCCTGCACGTGCTGCGCAGTGGTGGCGACAAGGCAATGAGTGCCGACGCCTCCCGTGACGCGGCCACCCAGGCGTGCGTCGCCGCCATCCACCAGACCCTGGTCGATGCGCGGGCCGGCAACGCCGTGCTGCGCGGGCGACCGGTGCAGCCGGGTGATATCGCGGTGCTGGTACGTTCGCATCGCGAGGCCACCCTGGTGCAGCGCGCGCTCGCCGCGGCCGGCATTCCGGCAGTGGCAGCCGGCAAGCAGAGCCTGTTTTCCACGCCTGAAGCGCGTGATCTCCGTGCGCTGCTGCTGGCACTACTGCAACCGGCTGACGAGGGCCGCCTGCGCGCAGCGCTGGCCACGGTACTGCTCGGCCAGCGCGCAAGCGCGATTGCGGCGATGGAACGCGAGGGCGACCTGCAACGCGGATTCCAGGCACAGCTGCTGCACTGGCGCGAACGCTGGCAGCGCGGCGGACCGTTCGCGGTGATCGCCGACGTCTGTGCTGCGCAGGGCGAGCGCCTGTTGGCGCTGATCGACGGCGAACGCCGCCTGACCAACTACCTGCAGCTGGGTGAACTGTTGCAGGAAGCTTCCGCGCAGGCGCTGGGCATGCACGGCCTGCTGGACTGGTTGCAGGGGAAGATGGCCAGCGCCGACCAGGATGACGAGCAGCAGCTGCTGCGCCTGGAATCGGACGCGCGCCGCGTGCAGATCATCACGCTGCACAAGAGCAAGGGCCTGGAATACCCGCTGGTGTTCCTGCCGTTCGTCGGCATCGACGGCGGTGCGCCGAACACCGCCTCGCACTGCACGGTGCATGTGGGCGGCCAGCGCCAGCTGCACTGGAAGCTGGACAAGGACGAGGCCTGGGAAGCAGCTACGGCGCAGCGCGAACGCGAGCAGCGTGCCGAAGATGCACGCCTGCTGTATGTCGGCCTGACCCGTGCCGAGCACGCGCTGTGGATCGCCGTGGGCGACCTGGCCGGGCTCGGCAGGACGCGCCTGGCGCCGCTGCTGGGTGACCTGCAGGGGCTGCGCGCACATGCCGATGTACATGTCGACGACAGCGAGGCGCCGGCCACGCTGCCGCAGCTGGCGGCCGAGGTGGAAGGTGAGCTTCCGGCCGTGCGTGCACTGACCCGGCGCGTGCCGCATGACTGGTGGGTTTACAGCTTTACCCAGCTGGCCCATGCCGATGCGGGCGCCGGCGACGATATTGAAGCGGCCGCCACCGAGCTGCCGGCACCGGCGGCCGACGAACCGGCTGGCCCGGAACTGCCGCTGGAACCGGCCCTGCCGGAACCCACCGCGGCCGCCGAAGACAGTGCACCGCTCGATCCGCGCTTCATGGGCAGTCGCTTCGGCAACGTGCTGCATGAGGCCATGGAGAACGTCGACTTCGCTGCATGGGCGGATTGGCAACCGGGAATGGAAGCGCCCGAGGGGCAGGCCGAGGTACTGCGCAAGGCGCTGCACGACGAAGGCTATGCCGATGTCGATCTGGACGATGGCGTGGCGGTGCTGGTGCCGTTGGTTGGCCACACGCTGACCGTACCGCTGCCCGAAGGCGGCGCCCTGTACAGCCTGGCCGAAGGCGAGCGCCGCGCGGAAATCGACTTCCATTTCGCCATCGAGCCGACCACCGTGCCGGCACTGCTGCAGGTGCTGCATGCGCACGGCGTTTCCAGTGGTCGTCGAGGCTTCGGTCAGCGCCGCCGGCTGGAAGGGCTGATGACCGGCATGATCGACCTGACCTACGTGCGCGACGGGCGCTGGTACGTGCTCGACTACAAGTCCAACCGCCTGCCCGGCTACAGTCCGGACCTGCTGGCCATTGCCATGCGGCACAGCGAGTACGACCTGCAGGCGCTGATCTATACCGTGGCCCTGCATCGCTGGCTGCGTTTCCGCCTGGGCGCGGCCTACGACTACGAGCGCGACATGGGCGGCATCCGCTACCTGTTCTGCCGCGGCCTGGATGCGGCCGGCAATGGCGTGCATGTGGATCGTTTCCCGCTGGCGTTGGTAGATGCGCTGGACGCGCTGTTCGCCGGTGGCGAGCAGGCCCAGGCCGAACTGGCTGCGCGTGCCCGTGGAGCCAGCGCATGA
- a CDS encoding FUSC family protein — protein sequence MNALTDRQAWLFSIKTYLAAVAALYIAMAGNLSRPYWAMGTVYIVSQPLLGPTRAKGVYRIVGTLVAGLATLLVLPALVETPLVLSAAMSIWLAGCLFMALLNRGPRGYAFLLAGYTTAFIGFPAVTSPETIFDTVVARSEEIILGTVVAVLFASLLFPASVRPMLRARIGNWMEDAAQWCRQILERGRAHAPRNRLAADLVQFEALIEFLRRDDPRHAGSAVSMERLRERMLLLLPVLSSIADRLSALRSEGQTLPEGLPALVDDIHDWIDTPASASDYARLRARISALKPQVDRDLQHLQLASLLLRLEELVDLWQDCRTLQHAIDHGTAPLDRAHYRIRTERVATDKHVDYGMALFSALSAGVALMSYCVLWIGLGWEGGGNGAMMAAVTAAFFAAQDDPAPSMVSFLVWAIVASLVAGVHLFGVFPAVHDFGLLALVLAVAFLPLGLLLHHPKSALFALPLTVNLAALLSLQNTYSANIQSFLNSSIAMFIGIGFAVVMTRLFRSVGAEWTARRLVRQGWTTLAEAAEGRGQQDRQRFAARMLDLLGLLAPRLAATPEGSDIASVDMLNEARIGLNILQLRRARLELPERSREAVEHILEEIAAHYRRQIAARKPMVAAEALRERLDTSLGRVGSVGACKARDEALMGLIGLRFALFPEAKALAPGLSMSAAAQP from the coding sequence ATGAACGCGCTGACCGACCGCCAGGCCTGGCTGTTCTCGATCAAGACCTACCTGGCCGCAGTGGCCGCGCTGTACATCGCCATGGCCGGCAACCTGTCGCGCCCGTACTGGGCGATGGGCACGGTGTACATCGTCAGCCAGCCGCTGCTGGGCCCGACCCGGGCCAAGGGCGTATACCGCATCGTCGGCACCCTGGTGGCCGGGCTGGCCACCCTGCTGGTGCTGCCGGCGCTGGTGGAAACGCCGCTGGTGCTGAGCGCGGCGATGTCGATCTGGCTGGCCGGCTGCCTGTTCATGGCCCTGCTCAACCGCGGGCCGCGTGGCTACGCATTCCTGCTGGCCGGTTACACCACCGCCTTCATCGGTTTCCCTGCGGTGACTTCGCCGGAGACCATCTTCGACACGGTGGTGGCACGCAGCGAAGAGATCATCCTCGGCACGGTGGTGGCGGTGCTGTTCGCCTCGCTGCTGTTCCCCGCGTCGGTGCGACCGATGCTGCGCGCCCGTATCGGCAACTGGATGGAGGACGCGGCGCAGTGGTGCCGGCAGATTCTTGAACGTGGCCGCGCGCATGCGCCACGCAACCGGTTGGCCGCCGACCTGGTGCAGTTCGAGGCATTGATCGAGTTCCTGCGCCGCGACGACCCGCGCCATGCCGGTTCGGCAGTGTCGATGGAGCGGCTGCGCGAACGCATGCTGCTGCTGTTGCCGGTGCTGTCGTCGATTGCCGACCGCCTGAGCGCGCTGCGCAGCGAGGGGCAGACGCTGCCCGAGGGCCTGCCGGCGCTGGTCGATGACATCCACGACTGGATCGATACGCCTGCCAGTGCCAGCGACTACGCACGCCTGCGTGCGCGCATCAGCGCGCTGAAGCCGCAGGTAGACCGCGACCTGCAGCACCTGCAGCTGGCCAGCCTGCTACTGCGCCTGGAGGAGCTGGTGGACCTGTGGCAGGACTGCCGCACCCTGCAGCACGCCATCGACCACGGCACCGCACCGCTGGACCGCGCGCACTACCGCATCCGCACCGAGCGCGTGGCCACCGACAAGCACGTCGACTACGGCATGGCGCTGTTCTCCGCGCTCAGTGCCGGCGTGGCGCTGATGAGCTACTGCGTGCTGTGGATCGGCCTGGGTTGGGAAGGCGGCGGCAACGGCGCGATGATGGCCGCGGTAACGGCCGCGTTCTTTGCCGCACAGGACGACCCGGCACCAAGCATGGTCTCGTTCCTGGTCTGGGCCATCGTCGCTTCGCTGGTGGCCGGCGTGCACCTGTTCGGTGTGTTCCCGGCCGTGCATGACTTCGGCCTGCTGGCACTGGTGCTGGCGGTGGCGTTCCTGCCGCTGGGGCTGCTGCTGCACCACCCCAAGAGCGCGCTGTTCGCACTGCCGTTGACGGTGAACCTGGCCGCGCTGCTGAGCCTGCAGAACACCTACAGCGCCAACATCCAGAGCTTCCTCAACTCGTCCATCGCGATGTTCATCGGCATTGGCTTCGCAGTTGTGATGACCCGCCTGTTCCGTTCGGTGGGTGCCGAGTGGACCGCGCGCCGGCTGGTGCGGCAAGGCTGGACCACGCTGGCCGAAGCCGCCGAAGGACGTGGCCAGCAGGACCGCCAGCGCTTCGCCGCGCGCATGCTCGACCTGCTGGGCCTGCTCGCCCCGCGCCTGGCGGCGACGCCCGAGGGCAGTGACATCGCTTCGGTGGACATGCTCAATGAGGCGCGCATCGGCCTGAACATCCTGCAGCTGCGGCGCGCGCGGCTGGAGCTGCCGGAGCGCAGCCGCGAGGCGGTCGAGCACATCCTCGAGGAAATCGCCGCGCACTACCGGCGGCAGATTGCCGCGCGCAAGCCGATGGTAGCGGCTGAGGCGCTGCGCGAGCGGCTGGATACTTCGCTGGGCCGGGTCGGCAGCGTCGGCGCCTGCAAGGCCCGCGACGAGGCGCTGATGGGCCTGATCGGCCTGCGCTTCGCGCTGTTCCCCGAGGCGAAAGCGTTGGCGCCGGGGTTGTCGATGAGCGCAGCCGCACAGCCGTAG